Within the Deltaproteobacteria bacterium genome, the region GTGACGCTCAATCAAGGCTGGGTCAAAGACGGCGAGATTTTAGAACCACAGGCAGTTGCCGAGACCTTGAAAACATTGATCCAATCGGTGAAATGCAAACGAAAGAATGTTGCCACTGGAATCTTCGGGAACGGAGTCATCGTGAAGCGCATTTCTATGGCGCCAATCGAAGAAAACCTAATTTCGGAAGCGATCAAGTGGGAAGCCGAGCAGTACATCCCGTTTGAAATTTCCGAAGCGGCTATCGATTTTCACCTAATCGGAAAAGAGGGCCGTAATCCCGGCGATAACTTAGACATCATTTTGGTTGGAGCGAAACAAGAGTTCGTCTTCCGATTTATTGAAACTGTTGAATCGGCCAATCTAAAATGCTCGATTCTAGATGTGTCGGGCTTTGCATTGGCGAATTGTTTTGAGGCGAATTACGGAAAAGTCGACGGCCTGACAGCGATCCTTAATATCGGCGCAGGAGTTACGAACCTTGTAATTATCGAAAAGGGTGAGGTTATATTTAGCCGAGACTCAATGGTTGGTGGTCTCACGTACACAAATGAACTTCACAAAGCGATGGGCGTGTCGCTCGCCGAGGCAGAGTCCTTAAAAATTAGTGCCTCCGTTGGCCAAGAAGTCCCTCCAGAAGTGAATTCTGTTCTTTCGAGCACCACCGAACAGGTGGTAGACGAAATAAGGAATGCATTTGAGTTCTTCATCGCAACGGGCGGTGGAGGGCGAGTCAACAAAATCTATGTCACTGGCGGCAGCATCTTTATCCCAAAGCTTGTCGAAGAGATTTCCGCCGCCGTCGGAGTTCCATTCGAGGTTTTGAATCCGTTCCAGGTCGTCACCTTTGACGAAAAAGCACTGACTTCCGATTACATCCAGCAGATTCAGTCGATTTGCCCTGTGGCGATTGGTTTAGCTATGCGGAGCATGAAAGAAGTATGATTCGAATTAACCTGCTAAGAACAATGGGAGTCTCTGGTGTTGGAACCAACATCGGGACTTCTGCGTCTAGCGGTGGCGAAATCATCTCGGTCGACGTTCGTCGGCAAGCGGCCATCAAGGTGGCGATCATTTTGCTATTCCCAATATTACTTTTTATCTGGGAAAAGCTTCGCATCAATTCCCTACAAAGTGATCAGGTGCAAATTCAGCAAAAGGTAACGGCTGTCGAGGCGGAAAGAGCTTCTTTCGGATCGACGGCACCCAGAGTTGCTAAGGCCAACAAGCTAAAAGAAAAAATGACGAAAGAGATCAAAATTATTCGCGAACTTGCGCGCAACCGGTTGCGTGAGGTGAAGGCGCTTGATCAGTTGCAGACGATCCTTCCAGATAAAACGTGGATCAGTTCCATCAAAATTGAAGGCAGTAAAATTACGATGGACGGTTATGCTTTAAACGAGTCCGCGATCACCGAGCTTATGACGGCACTCAACACGAATGCTTTCTTTTCCGGTGTTCAACCCAAGGGGCAGGTCCAGGAAACCAACATGCTACTCGGTCAAATTACTAAATTTGGATTTGAGTTCCGTGTCGGCAATTCGGAGGAGAACTGATGGAAAAATACATCCTTCAGCTCGGCGAATTAACATGGAGCAAAGTGATCTTCGGTGGAATCATAGCGGCGGTGCTTTACTGGAGTCTTTATTACGACGATGGCGCCACTCTCGAGGCATCCATACTAGCCCTTCAAACTCAGTACACAGAGGCGGAAAAAAACCTGCAAGAAACTAGACAGGCAATGGCCGATACAGAGAAGTTCGAAAAAGAAGTTCGAAATAACGAAATTCAGTTTGAGAAAGTGCTCGAGTATCTCCCGCAAGAAATGAATTCGAATGAATTGACCAGAATGATAAACGAGATCGTCGCACAAACAGGAACTCGATTACTCGAGACGAAGCCGCAGCTGAATGTTGAACGGAAAGAATTCTATGAGATCACGAGAATTGATCTAAATATAGAAGGTCGATTTGTCGGAGTCGTTACTTTTTTGTCGGCCCTTTCCCGTGTTACGAAACTGCTTACCTTTGATAAAATCGAAGTGCTGGTCAGTTCGAAACCTGGCGCCGGTAGTCTTGACGACGCCCCAAATGTTCAGCTTTCTGGCACCTTGCTGGGATACCGATATTTGAAAGACGTCGAGCCAGGCAGCGCAATTAGTGCCGCAGGCGCAAGCGCTCCAACAAGCGGAGGACCTAGTGGCACAACACCTTAAGATATGCCTACGAAGTTTTCTGGTTTCCATGCTGGTCGAGGTTGGATTGGCGATGTCACCGCTTTATTTGCCGACGGTACAAGCGCAAACACCTCCAGCTGACCCAGCAGCACCCGCTGCTGCTGCGGCGCCGGCTGTCGGAGGAACGGCCCAGGGTCAAGATGGCAAAACAGTTAATCCCGCCGAGTCGGCAAAGCAACTTGAAGCGCTAGCTGATGAGCTGTTTTTGCAGGGTATGATGGATGCTTTTGAATACGATCCCCGTGGTCGCCGCGATCCATTTGTCCAGCCTGTGTTGGATCGCCCGGTACCGATGGGCGCAAGGCATGGCCCGTTCTTGGCGTTACAACGTTTTGATATCAGCACGCTCAAGTTGGTCGGCATTATTTGGGATGTTAAAAGACCGCGCGCGATGATTACCGACCCTGGCGGAAAAATTCACATCGTTGGACCAAACGCGAAAATCGGTCCACGCAATGGCTACATCGCGGTTATTCGCGAAGGTGAAATTGTTGTTGTTGAGACTGTCGAAGGTGAGGGCGGACGACTGGCCTCGTCTGCGCAGGTTATAAAGCTCGCGAAATAGATTTTTGAAT harbors:
- a CDS encoding PilN domain-containing protein, which codes for MIRINLLRTMGVSGVGTNIGTSASSGGEIISVDVRRQAAIKVAIILLFPILLFIWEKLRINSLQSDQVQIQQKVTAVEAERASFGSTAPRVAKANKLKEKMTKEIKIIRELARNRLREVKALDQLQTILPDKTWISSIKIEGSKITMDGYALNESAITELMTALNTNAFFSGVQPKGQVQETNMLLGQITKFGFEFRVGNSEEN
- the pilO gene encoding type 4a pilus biogenesis protein PilO — translated: MEKYILQLGELTWSKVIFGGIIAAVLYWSLYYDDGATLEASILALQTQYTEAEKNLQETRQAMADTEKFEKEVRNNEIQFEKVLEYLPQEMNSNELTRMINEIVAQTGTRLLETKPQLNVERKEFYEITRIDLNIEGRFVGVVTFLSALSRVTKLLTFDKIEVLVSSKPGAGSLDDAPNVQLSGTLLGYRYLKDVEPGSAISAAGASAPTSGGPSGTTP
- a CDS encoding pilus assembly protein PilP; the encoded protein is MAQHLKICLRSFLVSMLVEVGLAMSPLYLPTVQAQTPPADPAAPAAAAAPAVGGTAQGQDGKTVNPAESAKQLEALADELFLQGMMDAFEYDPRGRRDPFVQPVLDRPVPMGARHGPFLALQRFDISTLKLVGIIWDVKRPRAMITDPGGKIHIVGPNAKIGPRNGYIAVIREGEIVVVETVEGEGGRLASSAQVIKLAK
- the pilM gene encoding type IV pilus assembly protein PilM; translation: MFFGAKKIVAIDIGTSSIKLAEMDSTRKGWMLNKFGVVTLNQGWVKDGEILEPQAVAETLKTLIQSVKCKRKNVATGIFGNGVIVKRISMAPIEENLISEAIKWEAEQYIPFEISEAAIDFHLIGKEGRNPGDNLDIILVGAKQEFVFRFIETVESANLKCSILDVSGFALANCFEANYGKVDGLTAILNIGAGVTNLVIIEKGEVIFSRDSMVGGLTYTNELHKAMGVSLAEAESLKISASVGQEVPPEVNSVLSSTTEQVVDEIRNAFEFFIATGGGGRVNKIYVTGGSIFIPKLVEEISAAVGVPFEVLNPFQVVTFDEKALTSDYIQQIQSICPVAIGLAMRSMKEV